One Takifugu rubripes chromosome 2, fTakRub1.2, whole genome shotgun sequence genomic region harbors:
- the cldn23l gene encoding claudin-23 gives MMHTPASMVMGIVFAPLGLVLVFTAAITPQWREGRARLGTAAPGLLLRSGVKSHGTGVRPGSAEALLLRRSDGLWESCLQVEHLELKQCWPVAGPYQKDSRVRLAQGLVLTSLFLCGTGIVLACIGVRCWTDIPLRGVAATGGLLVVMSGLLSLTALGVYTHNLDKLGVAASNQGINNPRFPHLSLHAAGSLYFGWLGSCLQMLGGGALLFSFKQPRCSICPSCPGQHAHPACRSCPEFTKKSDTDEYEVSC, from the coding sequence ATGATGCACACCCCCGCCTCCATGGTGATGGGGATTGTCTTTGCCCCTCTGGGACTGGTCCTTGTTTTCACTGCCGCCATCACTCCTCAGTGGAGAGAGGGACGGGCACGCCTGGGCACGGCAGCCCCGGGTTTGCTTCTTCGATCGGGAGTGAAAAGTCACGGGACGGGGGTTCGTCCTGGGTCGGCGGAGGCCCTGCTGTTGCGCCGCTCTGACGGACTTTGGGAGAGCTGCCTGCAGGTGGAGCACTTGGAGCTGAAGCAGTGCTGGCCTGTGGCGGGTCCGTATCAGAAAGATTCGAGAGTTCGTCTAGCACAAGGCTTAGTCCTCACTTCTTTGTTCCTCTGCGGCACCGGTATTGTACTTGCATGCATTGGAGTCCGCTGCTGGACGGATATACCCCTGAGAGGGGTGGCAGCTACAGGTGGTCTCCTGGTGGTGATGTCAGGGTTGCTCAGCTTGACAGCACTCGGGGTGTACACCCACAACCTTGATAAACTGGGGGTGGCGGCTTCGAATCAGGGCATCAATAACCCCAGATTCCCCCATCTCAGCCTCCACGCAGCCGGATCGCTCTACTTTGGCTGGCTGGGCTCGTGCTTACAGATGCTGGGAGGAGGCGCTCTTCTCTTCAGTTTCAAACAGCCACGATGCTCAATCTGCCCCTCCTGCCCAGGCCAGCACGCCCACCCTGCCTGTCGTTCATGTCCAGAGTTTACCAAAAAGTCCGACACGGATGAATACGAGGTCAGCTGTTGA